In Providencia rettgeri, the following proteins share a genomic window:
- a CDS encoding ABC transporter substrate-binding protein → MAINRRHFLKSSAILTAFYCLPSFTQTRPEVEAAIFGKLPTPKDIHRVISSGPPSDLLMFALAPEKMVGFASISLKKGQTGLFAPQWLELPVYGRLAGRGSTLSLEQLLSYNPDLIIDTGNIDETYRSQAEKVAKQTHVPYLLIAGGLKDSPQQLMQLGEILGVLPQAQPLSQLAQRYIDDAALFAHQNQQKSLSFYLARGSKGLETGAKGSIHTEAIEMLGLRNVVDIPNFHGLTTVSMEQLYQWNPDIIITQYDEAIELMTSSALWQGLDAIANRKLLVFSGMPFGWLDGPPGVNRLLGMRRLQSHFDKNIAKNIKQDIAEFFTRFYHSSLTAQQVDLLMEKS, encoded by the coding sequence ATGGCGATCAATCGTAGACATTTTCTTAAATCCAGTGCTATCCTCACGGCTTTTTACTGCTTACCAAGCTTCACACAAACTCGCCCAGAAGTTGAAGCAGCGATATTCGGTAAACTCCCAACCCCCAAGGATATTCATCGCGTCATCAGCTCGGGGCCCCCTTCTGATTTACTGATGTTTGCCTTAGCGCCAGAAAAAATGGTGGGTTTCGCCTCTATTTCATTGAAAAAAGGGCAAACGGGCCTTTTTGCACCACAATGGCTTGAATTACCAGTTTATGGCCGTTTAGCGGGACGTGGAAGTACCCTTTCCCTTGAACAGCTGCTGTCCTATAACCCCGACTTAATTATTGACACTGGAAACATTGACGAAACTTATCGCTCTCAAGCGGAAAAGGTCGCCAAACAAACCCATGTGCCTTATTTGTTAATCGCAGGTGGCCTAAAAGACTCACCACAGCAACTAATGCAATTGGGTGAAATTTTAGGCGTTTTACCACAAGCACAACCATTGAGCCAACTTGCTCAACGCTATATTGATGATGCTGCCTTATTTGCTCATCAAAACCAACAGAAATCACTGAGTTTTTACCTTGCGAGAGGGTCAAAAGGTTTAGAAACCGGCGCTAAAGGCTCAATTCATACTGAAGCGATTGAAATGCTAGGCTTACGCAATGTGGTGGATATCCCTAATTTTCATGGCCTTACTACGGTTTCTATGGAGCAGCTCTACCAATGGAACCCTGACATCATTATAACGCAATATGACGAAGCCATTGAACTGATGACAAGTTCTGCATTATGGCAAGGGCTTGATGCTATTGCCAATCGCAAATTACTTGTATTTAGTGGTATGCCATTTGGTTGGTTAGATGGGCCTCCAGGCGTTAACCGCTTATTGGGGATGAGGCGGCTACAAAGCCATTTTGATAAAAACATTGCCAAGAATATTAAACAGGATATTGCTGAGTTTTTTACTCGCTTCTACCATTCATCATTAACGGCACAGCAAGTTGATTTGCTCATGGAAAAATCATGA
- the gntR gene encoding gluconate operon transcriptional repressor GntR, translating to MKKKRPSLQDVADQVGVTKMTVSRFLRNPEQVSEALRDKIAQAVEASGYIPNKAPDILSNATSHAIGVLLPSLTNQVFAEVIRGIEAVTDRHGYQTMLAHYGYLPEKEEERLTSLLSYNIDGVILAERTHTERTLRMLKTAGIPVVEIMDSISPCLDIAVGIDNFEASRQMTQAMIERGCRKVVYLGARHDERTFIRLKGYEQAMLDANLEPRNVMTQASSSYSLGAQLLHDCRAKYPDTDGLFCTNDDLAIGAIFECQRLGIQIPQDLAISGFHGHDVGQVMTPKLASILTPRDQMGRKAAEVLLARMSGKKLTGTHFDVGFSVLTGESI from the coding sequence ATGAAGAAAAAAAGACCTTCTCTACAGGATGTTGCCGACCAAGTTGGCGTCACGAAAATGACGGTGAGCCGTTTTTTACGAAACCCAGAGCAGGTTTCAGAGGCTTTGCGTGATAAAATTGCTCAGGCGGTGGAGGCTTCCGGGTATATCCCGAATAAAGCCCCTGATATTTTATCGAACGCAACCAGCCACGCCATCGGGGTGTTGCTTCCTTCATTAACCAACCAAGTCTTTGCCGAAGTGATCCGTGGAATTGAAGCGGTAACAGACCGTCATGGCTACCAGACAATGTTGGCTCACTATGGCTATCTACCCGAAAAAGAAGAAGAGCGGCTGACTTCGTTACTTTCTTATAATATTGATGGCGTGATTTTAGCTGAACGAACCCATACAGAACGCACACTACGCATGCTTAAAACTGCGGGGATCCCCGTGGTTGAGATTATGGATAGCATTTCTCCTTGCCTAGATATTGCGGTGGGTATCGATAACTTTGAAGCGTCTCGCCAAATGACTCAGGCGATGATTGAGCGCGGCTGCCGTAAGGTTGTGTATTTAGGCGCAAGGCATGATGAACGTACTTTTATCCGCTTGAAAGGTTATGAGCAGGCCATGCTCGATGCCAATCTTGAACCACGAAATGTGATGACACAGGCTAGCTCATCGTATTCGTTAGGCGCTCAATTACTACACGATTGCCGTGCTAAGTACCCAGATACCGATGGTTTATTTTGTACCAATGATGACTTGGCAATAGGGGCTATTTTTGAATGTCAGCGTTTGGGGATTCAGATCCCACAAGATCTCGCGATTTCGGGCTTCCACGGCCATGATGTTGGCCAAGTAATGACGCCAAAACTGGCGAGTATTTTGACGCCAAGGGACCAAATGGGACGTAAGGCGGCAGAAGTCTTGTTGGCGAGAATGTCTGGCAAGAAGCTAACGGGGACGCATTTTGATGTGGGGTTTTCTGTCCTTACTGGCGAAAGTATCTAA
- the gntK gene encoding gluconokinase, with translation MNDTQKQNYTFVLMGVSGSGKSAVAAGVAQQLQAAFLDGDFLHPKSNILKMASGHALNDEDRKPWLVALNNAIFAMQRTNKVSLVVSSALKKSYRDILREGNHNLYFIYLKGDAVVIEERLKARKGHFFKPEMLKSQFDALQEPGADEPDVQAVDIRPSLENVIENTCSTIRKIVAGDN, from the coding sequence ATGAATGATACCCAAAAACAAAACTATACATTTGTACTAATGGGGGTATCGGGTAGTGGTAAATCTGCTGTTGCTGCCGGTGTTGCACAGCAATTACAGGCTGCCTTCCTTGATGGTGACTTCCTTCACCCTAAATCAAATATTTTAAAAATGGCATCGGGTCACGCATTAAATGATGAGGACCGTAAACCTTGGTTAGTCGCATTAAATAATGCCATTTTTGCAATGCAAAGAACCAATAAGGTATCGCTGGTGGTTAGCTCCGCACTGAAAAAAAGCTATCGCGATATCTTAAGAGAGGGGAATCATAACCTCTATTTTATTTACCTAAAAGGTGATGCGGTTGTTATTGAAGAGAGATTGAAAGCACGTAAAGGGCATTTTTTTAAGCCTGAAATGCTGAAATCGCAATTTGATGCTTTACAAGAACCTGGTGCGGATGAACCTGATGTGCAGGCTGTTGATATTCGCCCATCCTTAGAGAACGTGATTGAAAATACGTGTTCTACTATTCGTAAGATTGTCGCTGGAGATAACTAA
- the gntU gene encoding gluconate transporter, which translates to MNTPETLSTLTLVLTAVGSVVLLLFLVMYARLHAFVALMIVSIGAGLFSGMPVQQITETMQKGMAGTLGFLAIVVALGAMFGKILHETGALDQIANKLLNLFGEKNAHYAVGVAGLVCALPLFFDVAIVLLIGVVFAVANRTGHNVVRLAIPLFAGVAAAAAFLLPGPTPMLVASQMGADYGWMILIGLCAAIPGMILAGPLYGKFISNYVHIDIPADYQAPNTEHGKMPSFGFSLCLVLFPLVLVGLKTIGTHVVEKGSTLEHWLEFIGHPFTALLLACLLAIYGLGFRYGMDKEKVMAICSAAIQPAGIILLVTGAGGVFKQILVDSGVGPALGDSLIGAGLPIAVACFVLAGAVRVIQGSATVACLTAVGLVLPVISELGYSGAQLAALAVCISGGSLILSHVNDSGFWLYGKFTGATEAQTLKTWTVMETILGTTGAIVGMVFFMFL; encoded by the coding sequence ATGAATACCCCAGAAACATTAAGCACACTAACGCTCGTGCTAACGGCTGTTGGCTCTGTCGTTTTACTGCTCTTTTTAGTGATGTATGCTCGTTTACACGCTTTTGTCGCGCTCATGATCGTTTCTATTGGGGCGGGTTTATTCTCCGGCATGCCAGTACAGCAGATCACTGAAACCATGCAAAAAGGCATGGCGGGGACCTTAGGTTTCCTTGCTATCGTAGTCGCTCTCGGGGCAATGTTCGGTAAAATTTTACATGAAACAGGGGCATTAGATCAGATTGCGAATAAGCTACTTAACCTGTTCGGTGAAAAGAATGCGCATTATGCCGTGGGTGTCGCAGGGCTGGTTTGTGCGCTACCGCTCTTCTTTGATGTAGCTATTGTGTTGTTAATCGGTGTGGTGTTTGCAGTAGCGAACCGTACAGGTCATAACGTTGTTCGCCTGGCTATCCCTCTATTTGCGGGTGTTGCAGCCGCCGCAGCGTTTTTATTACCGGGGCCTACACCCATGTTAGTTGCATCACAAATGGGGGCAGATTATGGCTGGATGATCTTAATTGGTCTGTGTGCCGCTATCCCTGGCATGATTTTAGCAGGGCCGTTATATGGTAAATTTATCAGTAATTATGTTCATATTGATATCCCTGCTGATTATCAAGCACCAAATACAGAACATGGCAAAATGCCAAGCTTTGGTTTCAGTCTGTGCTTAGTGCTTTTCCCATTGGTATTAGTGGGCTTAAAAACCATCGGTACGCATGTCGTTGAAAAAGGTTCTACATTAGAGCACTGGTTAGAATTTATTGGTCACCCTTTCACTGCCTTACTGTTAGCGTGTTTACTGGCAATTTATGGCCTAGGTTTCCGCTATGGTATGGATAAAGAAAAAGTCATGGCGATTTGTTCTGCCGCTATCCAACCTGCTGGGATCATTCTACTTGTGACTGGTGCGGGTGGCGTATTCAAACAAATTTTAGTGGACTCCGGTGTGGGACCTGCATTAGGTGACTCTTTAATTGGTGCTGGCTTGCCGATAGCGGTTGCTTGTTTCGTATTAGCAGGTGCTGTACGTGTTATTCAAGGTTCTGCAACCGTTGCATGTTTAACTGCGGTAGGTTTAGTGTTACCTGTTATCAGTGAGTTAGGCTACTCAGGTGCACAATTGGCAGCGTTAGCCGTTTGTATCTCAGGGGGGTCTTTGATCCTAAGCCATGTTAATGACTCTGGTTTCTGGCTGTATGGGAAATTTACTGGCGCGACAGAAGCTCAAACCCTCAAAACTTGGACTGTCATGGAAACTATCCTTGGTACGACAGGGGCAATTGTCGGTATGGTGTTCTTTATGTTCTTGTAA
- a CDS encoding ATP-binding cassette domain-containing protein — protein sequence MKESSFHDAINQYFKILGEPFTSPALSYDNKYILNNINEFINNDFFTYQYVSLSDFSDKNLPALFIMEIENGKYIIIKNHRGQLTNLTTDTAITKQLIESKHLFSFQASENTLNEESIYTSLIKLTPKSNLFSLPLIVFALLLPLYSNLFNSRLVYSESISSLLYISFIFIVVIGLEFFIKHIIHEQNTKKIKLNISTFNRYFVNLLKQSSCKSASIKVRTAEASILQVWEIKPQIIYDIGLAILFSFCIFGMLGFYSLLLLSYYAGLIFLCLHVRFLSYKNMLRANTLNYEKSAMYYSLEQKKHELYFARDNHFKQYISIKTNEDEKIKLKLNEANHHWMEIIKVNTFLSMIVMYVASYLAIGEGSLSLASVIAVMIINGRLSGAITSAINRLFMVKTHLFHIKSSIEQLKNNPLIHFKTDGITMNSITHFSAKNLSVNIHGKTIINQLNIEAKSGDVIGITGISGVGKTSLMKALCGTSEYSSGDIAINGIGIDEISQSFLTEKIAYHNGISTFIHGSIRDNFNFYGVFDNNIIVRLTKLCCPTLLISKETLDDTLVTDIAASTGEKQKLQLVLALIKQPEMIFLDESTSFMATSDALAFLQLVKQEFELDKSIIFFSTHDLGLTSFFTKHIALSPSHVKHINAPQPHNEIIIPKISLS from the coding sequence ATGAAAGAAAGTAGTTTCCATGATGCCATTAACCAATACTTTAAGATATTAGGAGAGCCATTTACTTCTCCAGCTCTATCGTATGATAATAAATATATATTAAATAATATTAATGAGTTTATTAATAATGATTTTTTCACTTATCAATATGTTTCTCTTTCTGATTTTAGTGACAAGAACCTACCAGCCCTTTTTATTATGGAGATAGAAAATGGAAAATACATTATTATTAAGAATCATAGGGGCCAGCTAACCAATCTAACAACCGACACCGCAATAACAAAACAACTAATTGAAAGTAAACACTTATTTTCATTCCAAGCGAGTGAAAACACATTAAATGAAGAGAGCATATACACATCACTGATTAAATTAACGCCAAAATCAAATTTATTTTCATTACCTTTAATCGTATTTGCGCTGTTATTACCTTTATACTCAAATCTTTTTAACTCACGATTAGTTTACAGTGAGTCAATAAGCTCACTTTTGTATATTAGTTTTATTTTCATTGTTGTTATTGGCTTAGAGTTTTTTATTAAACATATTATTCATGAACAGAACACAAAAAAAATAAAGCTTAACATCAGCACTTTTAACCGTTATTTCGTTAATTTATTAAAACAATCGAGTTGTAAAAGTGCCTCCATTAAGGTGAGGACCGCCGAAGCGTCGATCTTGCAGGTATGGGAAATCAAACCACAAATCATTTATGATATCGGATTAGCCATTTTATTTTCATTCTGCATTTTTGGCATGCTAGGTTTTTATTCATTATTGCTATTAAGCTATTACGCTGGACTTATCTTTCTATGCCTACATGTCCGCTTTCTTTCCTACAAAAATATGCTTCGAGCAAATACCTTAAACTATGAAAAATCAGCCATGTACTACTCCTTAGAACAGAAAAAACATGAGCTGTATTTCGCCAGAGATAACCACTTTAAGCAGTACATCAGTATAAAAACCAATGAAGATGAAAAAATAAAATTAAAACTGAATGAGGCCAACCACCATTGGATGGAAATCATCAAAGTAAATACGTTTTTATCCATGATTGTAATGTACGTGGCTAGCTATTTAGCTATTGGTGAAGGGAGTTTAAGTTTGGCTTCCGTTATCGCGGTCATGATCATTAATGGTCGACTTTCAGGTGCAATTACAAGTGCAATTAATCGCTTATTCATGGTGAAAACACATCTATTTCATATCAAATCCAGTATTGAGCAGCTAAAAAACAATCCACTCATCCATTTCAAAACTGATGGCATAACAATGAATTCGATAACGCATTTTAGTGCAAAAAATCTTAGCGTTAATATTCACGGTAAAACCATCATTAACCAGCTCAATATTGAAGCCAAATCTGGGGATGTTATCGGTATTACAGGTATTTCAGGAGTAGGAAAGACATCACTAATGAAAGCATTATGTGGGACTTCAGAATACTCATCAGGGGATATAGCAATCAATGGCATTGGTATCGATGAGATTTCCCAATCCTTTTTAACAGAAAAAATTGCCTACCATAATGGTATTTCAACATTCATTCATGGCAGTATTCGTGACAATTTTAACTTCTACGGTGTATTCGATAACAACATCATTGTCCGCCTTACCAAATTATGTTGCCCAACTTTACTGATTAGCAAAGAAACGTTAGATGATACACTCGTCACTGACATTGCTGCCTCTACAGGGGAAAAACAAAAGTTACAGCTCGTTCTTGCATTGATAAAACAACCTGAAATGATATTTCTAGACGAATCGACATCCTTTATGGCGACCTCTGATGCCCTCGCATTTCTACAATTAGTGAAACAAGAGTTTGAATTAGATAAATCAATTATTTTCTTTTCTACTCATGACTTAGGGCTGACCTCATTTTTTACGAAGCACATTGCGTTATCACCGAGCCATGTTAAACATATTAATGCCCCACAACCCCACAATGAAATTATCATTCCTAAAATTAGTTTAAGCTAA
- a CDS encoding HlyD family efflux transporter periplasmic adaptor subunit, with amino-acid sequence MKRYLNKLNKIPKKLKIFLGITSLFVGYIILAKIEISSPGEGIISGVSNRLEIVSPASGFINQFAIKTGDKVEKDQILFSYTNLDAFHQEKTLTNLVTFANERINELEENKKLLNKILDGSINTESEYFFFAKGLQSKTLSAYRELYGHILLHMEISNLKDKYISQIKESSELDNQINILKKKASLLKNARAPEIEKLNNNAEISRTTALITSGELNAQGLLREISLLEKKYTARLIGEIQENETLLNRLKKERLENSGQMELLRNKIRANSVLSPADGVVLSIEKDLEKGSYVEASNLVMVIKKQQDTRVIEGKVLAKYRPFITQQLPAKIVVNSPGFKKIINGKVTKISADSFSDRERANQERYYSVQITPEQNTVLLPEHDGLPVMLYISSKEISVLHYLTALISDNITFNVW; translated from the coding sequence TTGAAACGTTATCTAAATAAACTGAACAAAATCCCTAAAAAACTAAAAATATTCCTAGGTATCACATCCCTATTTGTCGGGTACATTATATTAGCCAAGATAGAAATATCCTCTCCAGGTGAGGGGATTATTTCAGGAGTCTCCAACCGGCTAGAAATAGTGAGTCCTGCATCTGGGTTTATTAATCAATTTGCTATTAAAACCGGTGATAAGGTAGAAAAAGACCAAATTTTATTTTCCTATACGAATTTAGATGCATTTCATCAAGAAAAAACCTTAACCAATCTTGTTACTTTTGCTAATGAACGCATTAATGAACTAGAAGAAAATAAAAAACTATTAAATAAGATCCTCGATGGAAGTATAAATACAGAATCCGAATATTTTTTCTTTGCAAAGGGCCTGCAAAGCAAAACGTTAAGTGCTTATAGAGAGCTCTATGGCCACATTCTCTTACACATGGAGATAAGCAATTTAAAGGACAAATATATCTCACAAATAAAAGAATCCAGTGAATTAGATAATCAGATTAATATTTTAAAAAAGAAGGCCTCACTGTTGAAAAATGCAAGAGCACCTGAAATTGAAAAACTCAATAATAATGCTGAAATCAGCCGCACCACTGCGCTGATAACATCTGGTGAATTAAATGCTCAAGGGCTATTACGAGAAATTTCACTGTTAGAAAAGAAATATACCGCGCGGCTTATCGGTGAAATACAAGAAAATGAAACGCTACTTAATCGGCTAAAAAAAGAGAGATTGGAAAACAGCGGACAGATGGAACTACTTCGCAATAAAATAAGAGCGAACAGTGTGTTATCGCCAGCGGATGGCGTTGTATTAAGTATCGAAAAAGATTTAGAAAAAGGCTCTTACGTTGAAGCCTCAAATTTAGTCATGGTAATAAAAAAACAACAAGATACACGGGTCATTGAAGGAAAAGTATTAGCGAAATATCGTCCTTTTATAACACAACAGTTGCCTGCAAAAATTGTGGTGAACTCCCCTGGATTTAAAAAAATCATTAACGGTAAAGTCACAAAAATCAGTGCTGACTCCTTTAGTGACAGGGAACGAGCTAACCAAGAACGCTATTATTCCGTACAAATTACACCGGAACAAAATACTGTGCTCCTTCCAGAACATGATGGCCTACCAGTGATGCTCTATATCTCGAGTAAAGAGATTTCAGTGCTTCATTATTTAACCGCATTAATTAGCGATAATATTACATTTAACGTTTGGTGA
- a CDS encoding TolC family protein, with protein sequence MRLITLGFLLTLLSPSYGLANQDVENFQSFISRVLKNSNPIQIKSLELDAENLRAKQTNYYYLPKVSASGKIKSHDGSTSSNITASSLIYDTTLTHRFNEKNLKLKISALSLNKEKEELYTSTTNNLIGIYYLNELTKTTTDLNNNAKNIFKLITHRYKSGIAKYSDVEQASLLMQRIETELQNIEKEIEQYKSNIELLSGITFPSKGVQVPENLLKRLQTTIIDSEDAQQNSEYNLLRMQADAMKENAYQQNPFLNVNVIAEERFVDHVRSRNESYMGMEVKLNVFDLDKILNEKSQLKLYEATKGKADYKYKESTAKIKNLKLIANSNMTELIGLHEQRKTMRSIIKSQQREYEISQSSFYEMVNTLFDMLTMERRIAELMIADMKNKMEYIQLTGKLTEIETLSK encoded by the coding sequence ATGCGCCTTATCACCTTAGGTTTTTTATTAACTTTATTATCACCATCTTATGGTTTAGCAAATCAAGATGTAGAAAATTTTCAAAGTTTTATTAGCCGAGTATTAAAAAACTCTAATCCAATTCAAATAAAGTCATTAGAGTTAGATGCTGAAAACCTCAGAGCAAAGCAAACCAATTACTATTACCTTCCTAAGGTCTCAGCCTCAGGAAAAATAAAAAGCCATGATGGCAGTACCAGCAGTAATATTACCGCCAGCTCATTAATCTATGATACAACGTTAACCCATAGATTTAATGAAAAAAATTTAAAGTTAAAAATATCAGCACTTTCACTGAATAAAGAAAAAGAAGAACTCTACACTTCAACAACTAATAACTTAATTGGTATTTATTATCTCAATGAGCTAACAAAAACAACCACTGATTTAAATAATAATGCGAAAAACATCTTTAAACTCATTACTCACCGATATAAAAGTGGCATAGCGAAATACAGTGATGTTGAACAAGCCTCTTTATTGATGCAACGAATTGAAACAGAACTGCAAAATATAGAAAAAGAGATTGAACAATACAAGTCAAATATTGAGCTTTTATCAGGGATTACCTTTCCGTCTAAAGGCGTACAGGTACCAGAAAATTTACTGAAAAGATTACAAACAACCATTATTGATAGTGAGGATGCGCAACAAAATAGCGAATATAACTTGCTACGCATGCAAGCTGACGCAATGAAGGAAAATGCTTATCAACAAAATCCTTTCTTGAATGTCAATGTTATCGCTGAAGAAAGATTTGTTGACCACGTGAGAAGTCGTAACGAATCTTACATGGGAATGGAGGTAAAACTAAATGTCTTTGACCTCGATAAAATACTGAATGAAAAATCGCAATTAAAACTGTATGAAGCAACAAAAGGAAAGGCTGATTATAAATACAAAGAATCAACAGCAAAAATTAAAAATTTAAAATTAATTGCCAACTCAAATATGACTGAACTTATAGGGCTACATGAACAACGTAAGACAATGCGTTCGATAATTAAGAGCCAACAAAGGGAATATGAAATATCACAGTCCTCTTTCTATGAAATGGTGAACACGCTATTTGATATGTTAACAATGGAAAGACGCATAGCTGAATTAATGATTGCTGATATGAAAAACAAGATGGAATACATCCAATTAACAGGGAAACTCACTGAAATTGAAACGTTATCTAAATAA